The genomic region CTGCTCGGTGATCTTCTGCATCTCGGCCAGGATCTCGGCCGGGTCCCCCGCCGAGCCGGCAAAGCGCGCCTGGGTGAAGACGAGATCGGCCGGCGCGCCGCAGCGGCGATAGGCGAAGGCCATCTCGGCCGGGCCGAGCGTCACCACCCGCCCGTCGCGCGCCACGGCGCGGGCCGAGACGAACACATCCTTGACCTCGCCGCCATAGGCCCCGCCGTTCATCCGCAGCGCCCCGCCGACGGCGCCGGGAATGCCGCGCAGGAAAGCCAGGCCCCGGATGCCGGCCTCCGCCGCCGCCCGCGCCACCTTGACGTCGGGCGCGCCGGCGCCGGCCGACACGGCCAGGCCGTCGGCCGCGATGTCCTGGAAGCCCCTGCCGAGGCGGATGACCACGCCCGGCACGCCGCCGTCGCGCACCAGGAGGTTGGAGCCGAGGCCGATCACCAGCCAGGGAACGTCGGCGGGCAGGGCGGCCATGAACAGGGAGAGGTCGGCCTCGTCCTCGGGCGAGAACAGGACCTGCGCCGGCCCGCCGGTGCGGAACCAGGAGAGCGGCGCCAGCGGCGCATTGGCCTCGAGCGGACCGCGCAGCCCGGCCGCCCCGGCGCGCAGGAAGGGGGTGATGTCCGGGAAGGTCATGGCATGGTCCTCATCGGGGCAGCCCTCAGGATTCGGGCAGCGCCCGCGGGCGGCGGTCCGCGCCGATGGCCACGAAGGTGAACACCGCCGCCGTCACCCGGGAGCTCACGTCCTCCTCGCGCCGCCGGCGCCAGGCCTCGATCTCGATCTTCATCGAGGTGCGCCCGGTCTCGACGATGCGGCCGTAGAAGCTGACCTCGTCGCCGACCAGCACCGGCTTGAGGAAGGCCATGCCGTCGACGGCGACGGTCACGGTGCGGCCGCGCGCCCGGCGGGTGGCGATGTTGCCGGCCGCCAGGTCCATATGCGCCATCAGCCAGCCGCCGAAGATGTCGCCGGCCGGGTTGGTGTCCGCCGGCATGGCGATGGTGCGGATGACGGGCGCCTCGTCCGGCGGCATGGCATCCCCCTGCCCGCTCATCGCCATCTCATCCCAGCGCCGCCAGCTCTCCCGGCAGCGCATAGGCCCATTGGGTGATGTTGCCGGCGCCGAGGAGCACCACGTAGTCGCCGGGCCTGGCCTCGGCGGCAATCAGGCCAGCCAGCGCTCCCGGCCGGTCGAGGCCGACGACCTGGCGATGGCCGCGGGCACGGATGCCGGCGATGAGATGCGCCCGGTCCGCGCCCGGGATCGGCGCCTCGCCGGCCGGGTAGACGTCGGCGACGATCACCATGTCGGCATCGTTGAAGCAGCCGCAGAACTCGTCGAACAGGCTGGCGAGGCGGCTGTAGCGGTGCGGCTGCACCACGGCGATGACCTTGCCCGTGGTCGAGGCCCGAGCCGCCTTGAGCACGGCGGCGATCTCGACGGGATGGTGGCCGTAATCGTCGAACACGGCGACGCCGTTCCAGTCGCCGGTGCGGGTGAAGCGCCGCTTGACGCCGCCGAAGCTCTCCAGGCCCTTGCGGATCGCCTCGGCGCTCATGCCGAGCGTGTGGGCCACCGCCACCGCGGCCGTGGCGTTGAGGGCGTTGTGGCCGCCCGGCATGGGCAGGCCGAGGTCCGGCAGCTCGGTCACCGCCCCGGTCTTGCGGTCGCGCACCACGATCTTGAAGCGGGAGCGCCCGCCGGAGAGGTCGAGGTCGACGAGGCGGACATCGGCCTGCGGGTTCTCGCCATAGGTGACGACGCGCCGGTCCTCGATGGTGCCGACCAGGCTCTGGACCACGGGATGGTCGAGGCACATCACCGCGAAGCCGTAGAACGGGATGTTCTCGACGAAGGCGCGGAAGGCCTCCTTGATCGCATCGAAGGTCTTGAAATGGTCGAGGTGCTCGGGGTCGATATTGGTGACGATGGCCACGTCCGTCGGCAGCTTCAGGAAGGTGCCGTCGCTCTCGTCGGCCTCAACCACCATCCAGTCGCCGGCGCCGAGGCGGGCATTGGTGCCATAGGCGTTGATGATGCCGCCGTTGATCACCGTCGGGTCGAAGCCGCCGGTGTCGAGGAGCGTGGCCACCAGCGAGGTCGTCGTGGTCTTGCCATGGGTGCCGGCGATGGCGACACAGGTCTTCAGGCGCATCAGCTCGGCCAGCATCTCGGCCCGCCGCACCACCGGCAGGCGGCGCTCGCGGGCGGCGAGGAGCTCGGGATTGTCGCGCTTGATCGCGGTGGAGACGACCACCACCTCGGCATCGCCGAGGTTCTCGCCGGCATGGCCGACGAAGGTCCGGACGCCCTTGTCCTTCAGGCGCCTGACGTTGGTGTTGTCCGCCGCGTCCGAGCCCTGCACGGTATAGCCGAGATTGACCAGCACCTCGGCGATGCCCGACATGCCGATGCCGCCGATGCCGACGAAGTGGATGGGGCCGATCTCGCGGGGCAGCTTCATGGAAACGGGTCTCGATTCGCCGGGGGGCGTTTGCCGGTTGATATCGCAAGATTGCGACCGGGGGAAATGGCAGCGGCTTGTCGAGCCTTGACAGGGGCATTGCCCGATATGACGTTGGGGAAGATGACTCTTCAACCATCCTTGGGGCGAGCAAACCCGGAGCAGCGATGCCGACCCTCTTTGCGTGGGCAACGCCTGCCGCTGTTCCGGGTGCGCCGGTCGATCACACGTGGGTCACAAGCTACGACAATCGCGTCCACGCCTATCCGACGGCGGGCGCCGTC from Labrys wisconsinensis harbors:
- the murC gene encoding UDP-N-acetylmuramate--L-alanine ligase, whose amino-acid sequence is MKLPREIGPIHFVGIGGIGMSGIAEVLVNLGYTVQGSDAADNTNVRRLKDKGVRTFVGHAGENLGDAEVVVVSTAIKRDNPELLAARERRLPVVRRAEMLAELMRLKTCVAIAGTHGKTTTTSLVATLLDTGGFDPTVINGGIINAYGTNARLGAGDWMVVEADESDGTFLKLPTDVAIVTNIDPEHLDHFKTFDAIKEAFRAFVENIPFYGFAVMCLDHPVVQSLVGTIEDRRVVTYGENPQADVRLVDLDLSGGRSRFKIVVRDRKTGAVTELPDLGLPMPGGHNALNATAAVAVAHTLGMSAEAIRKGLESFGGVKRRFTRTGDWNGVAVFDDYGHHPVEIAAVLKAARASTTGKVIAVVQPHRYSRLASLFDEFCGCFNDADMVIVADVYPAGEAPIPGADRAHLIAGIRARGHRQVVGLDRPGALAGLIAAEARPGDYVVLLGAGNITQWAYALPGELAALG
- a CDS encoding acyl-CoA thioesterase, translated to MSGQGDAMPPDEAPVIRTIAMPADTNPAGDIFGGWLMAHMDLAAGNIATRRARGRTVTVAVDGMAFLKPVLVGDEVSFYGRIVETGRTSMKIEIEAWRRRREEDVSSRVTAAVFTFVAIGADRRPRALPES
- the murB gene encoding UDP-N-acetylmuramate dehydrogenase, whose protein sequence is MTFPDITPFLRAGAAGLRGPLEANAPLAPLSWFRTGGPAQVLFSPEDEADLSLFMAALPADVPWLVIGLGSNLLVRDGGVPGVVIRLGRGFQDIAADGLAVSAGAGAPDVKVARAAAEAGIRGLAFLRGIPGAVGGALRMNGGAYGGEVKDVFVSARAVARDGRVVTLGPAEMAFAYRRCGAPADLVFTQARFAGSAGDPAEILAEMQKITEQRSATQPVNTRTGGSTFKNPPGRSAWQLVDGAGCRGLTIGAAQVSPLHTNFLVNLGGATAADIETLGETVRERVKATSGVELEWEIKRVGVPV